In Raphanus sativus cultivar WK10039 chromosome 5, ASM80110v3, whole genome shotgun sequence, the following proteins share a genomic window:
- the LOC108856383 gene encoding ABC transporter G family member 14, with amino-acid sequence MPQNCIAPRPEENGEAMVQGLTDMSETQRKSVLVNSQPGLQLSMYPITLKFEEVVYKVKIEQTGQCLGSWSCKEKTILNGITGMVCPGEILAMLGPSGSGKTTLLSALGGRLSKTFSGKVMYNGQPFSGCIKRRTGFVAQDDVLYPHLTVWETLFFTALLRLPSSLTRDEKADHVDRVISELGLTRCTNSMIGGPLFRGISGGEKKRVSIGQEMLINPSLLLLDEPTSGLDSTTAHRIVTTIKRLASGGRTVVTTIHQPSSRIYHMFDKVVLLSEGSPIYYGPASSAMEYFSSVGFSTSMTVNPADLLLDLANGIPPDSQKETSEQEQKTVKETLVSAYGKNISTKLKAELCNADSHSYEYTKAAAKSIKSEQWCTTWWYQFTVLLQRGVRERRFESFNKLRIFQVISVAFLGGLLWWHTPKSHIQDRTALLFFFSVFWGFYPLYNAVFTFPQEKRMLIKERSSGMYRLSSYFMARNIGDLPLELALPTAFVFIIYWMGGLKPDPTTFILSLLVVLYSVLVAQGLGLAFGALLMNIKQATTLASVTTLVFLIAGGYYVQQIPPFIVWLKYLSYSYYCYKLLLGIQYTDEDYYECSEGVWCRVGDFPGIKAMGLNNLWIDVLVMGVMLVGYRLMAYMALHRVKLR; translated from the exons ATGCCTCAGAACTGCATAGCACCAAGGCCTGAAGAAAATGGCGAAGCCATGGTACAAGGTTTGACAGATATGTCAGAAACACAGAGAAAGTCTGTACTAGTCAATTCACAACCTGGTCTCCAGCTTTCCATGTACCCCATAACTCtcaag TTTGAGGAGGTTGTGTACAAGGTTAAGATAGAGCAGACAGGTCAGTGTTTAGGATCATGGAGCTGCAAAGAGAAGACAATTCTGAATGGGATAACGGGTATGGTTTGTCCAGGAGAGATTCTAGCTATGTTAGGTCCATCAGGCAGTGGCAAAACCACTCTTCTCTCAGCTCTCGGGGGCCGCCTCTCCAAAACCTTCTCCGGCAAAGTCATGTACAACGGTCAGCCTTTCTCTGGTTGCATCAAGCGGAGAACAGGGTTTGTTGCTCAGGATGATGTCCTCTACCCTCACCTCACGGTTTGGGAGACTCTCTTCTTTACAGCACTTCTACGCCTACCAAGCAGCTTGACCAGAGACGAGAAGGCTGACCATGTGGACAGAGTTATCTCTGAACTCGGATTGACTCGGTGTACTAACAGCATGATAGGAGGACCACTGTTCAGAGGAATATCAGGAGGGGAGAAAAAAAGAGTTAGCATCGGTCAAGAAATGCTGATCAATCCTAGCTTGCTCCTTCTTGATGAACCAACTTCGGGTCTTGACTCGACCACTGCTCATCGCATCGTGACCACAATAAAACGCCTGGCTTCTGGGGGAAGGACAGTAGTTACCACCATTCATCAGCCATCAAGCCGCATATACCATATGTTTGACAAGGTGGTTTTGCTGTCTGAAGGCAGTCCTATTTATTATGGCCCGGCATCTTCTGCTATGGAATATTTCAGCTCTGTTGGATTCTCCACTTCCATGACAGTTAACCCAGCTGACCTTTTACTTGACCTTGCAAACG GAATACCACCTGATTCTCAAAAGGAGACGTCAGAACAAGAACAAAAGACAGTGAAAGAAACTCTTGTTTCAGCTTACGGGAAGAACATATCTACTAAACTGAAAGCTGAACTCTGTAATGCAGATTCCCATAGCTATGAATACACCAAAGCTGCTG CAAAAAGTATCAAGTCAGAACAGTGGTGCACAACTTGGTGGTACCAGTTCACTGTATTGCTCCAAAGAGGGGTCAGAGAGAGGAGATTTGAATCTTTCAACAAGCTCAGGATTTTCCAAGTCATCAGTGTGGCTTTCCTTGGTGGCCTTCTCTGGTGGCATACTCCAAAATCTCACATTCAGGATAGA ACTGccttactcttcttcttctcagtcTTTTGGGGGTTCTACCCGCTATACAACGCGGTTTTCACATTTCCCCAGGAGAAGAGAATGCTAATCAAGGAGAGGTCATCCGGAATGTACCGTCTTTCCTCCTATTTCATGGCAAGAAACATTGGAGACCTGCCCTTGGAACTCGCCCTTCCAACTGCTTTTGTGTTCATAATTTACTGGATGGGTGGGCTCAAACCTGACCCCACAACGTTTATCCTCTCACTACTGGTTGTTCTCTACTCCGTCCTTGTTGCTCAAGGTCTTGGTTTAGCATTCGGTGCTCTCCTTATGAACATCAAGCAAGCCACAACGTTAGCATCTGTTACTACACTTGTGTTTCTCATAGCTGGAGGGTATTACGTTCAGCAAATCCCTCCTTTCATCGTATGGCTCAAGTATCTAAGCTATAGCTACTACTGCTACAAGCTGCTTTTGGGTATTCAGTACACTGATGAAGACTACTACGAGTGCTCAGAAGGGGTCTGGTGCAGAGTTGGAGACTTCCCAGGAATCAAAGCCATGGGACTGAACAATTTATGGATAGACGTGCTTGTTATGGGAGTTATGCTGGTGGGTTATCGGCTCATGGCCTACATGGCACTGCATCGAGTGAAGTTGAGGTAA
- the LOC108858405 gene encoding uncharacterized protein At1g43920, Chloroplastic-like: MVKSHRGFPTHCPCGSRVSFRTSKTIANPGRLFHSCPYGNENNPQHLFKWTDESMVEEIEDIKDRFDEFEQEALGHAKDLEVLQTEVQNLIQKNMAHATTIQRCHHDVEETKDQLEGLKTDLKCLKNLLLCTLFLGFVYKFIL; encoded by the exons atggttAAGAGCCACCGTGGTTTCCCAACACACTGTCCCTGTGGTTCACGGGTCTCATTCCGCACCTCCAAAACAATCGCAAACCCCGGTCGACTTTTCCACAGCTGTCCCTATGGAAACGAG AACAATCCACAACATCTATTCAAGTGGACGGACGAATCTATGGTCGAGGAAATTGAGGACATCAAGGATCGTTTCGATGAGTTTGAACAGGAGGCTCTCGGACACGCAAAGGATCTGGAGGTGCTTCAGACCGAAGTTCAAAACCTCATTCAAAAAAATATGGCCCACGCTACCACTATCCAGCGTTGCCATCATGATGTGGAGGAAACAAAAGACCAACTTGAAGGCCTCAAAACAGATCTGAAATGTCTGAAAAACCTGCTCCTCTGCACACTCTTCTTGGGCTTCGTCTATAAGTTCATCCTCTAA